The Haemorhous mexicanus isolate bHaeMex1 chromosome 5, bHaeMex1.pri, whole genome shotgun sequence genome contains a region encoding:
- the FGFR1OP2 gene encoding FGFR1 oncogene partner 2 isoform X3, with amino-acid sequence MSCTIEKALADAKALVERLREHDSAAEALIEQTTALNKRVEAMKQYQEEIQELNEVARHRPRSTLVMGIQQENRQIRELQQENKELRTSLEEHQSALELIMSKYREQMFRLLMASKKDDPSIITKLKEQHSKELQVHVDQITEMAAVMRKAIEVDERHGCKEQERITQLEQENKGLREILQITRESFLNLKKDDASESTSLSGLVTSSDLSLRKS; translated from the exons ATGAGCTGCACCATCGAGAAGGCGCTGGCGGACGCGAAGGCGCTGGTGGAGCGGCTGAGGGAGCACGACAGCGCGGCCGAGGCGCTCATCGAACAGACCACAGCGCTCAACAAGCGGGTGGAAGCCATGAAACAG TACCAGGAAGAAATCCAGGAGCTCAATGAAGTAGCAAGACATCGCCCTCGGTCTACTCTAGTGATGGGtatccagcaggaaaacagacaGATTAGGGAAttgcaacaggaaaacaaag AACTGCGCACATCTCTCGAAGAGCACCAGTCAGCTCTGGAACTCATCATGAGCAAGTACAGAGAACAGATGTTTAGGTTGCTTATGGCGAGCAAAAAGGATGATCCAAGTATAATAACGAAGTTAAAAGAGCAACATTCCAAG GAGCTGCAAGTGCATGTGGACCAAATTACAGAGATGGCAGCGGTGATGAGAAAAGCCATTGAGGTGGATGAAAGGCATGGCTGCAAAGAGCAGGAGCGCATCACCCAGCTCGAG caagaaaacaaaggctTGAGAGAAATTCTTCAAATCACTAGAGAATCGTTTCTGAACCTCAAGAAAGACGATGCATCAGAGAGCACGTCCCTGTCAGGATTAGTGACAAGCAGTGATCTGAGCCTGAGGAAAAGCTAA
- the FGFR1OP2 gene encoding FGFR1 oncogene partner 2 isoform X1, whose product MLQSRRDLCTSLNSLEFLGNCILAQRCQTGLRGNRTHKLWEKVASKMSCTIEKALADAKALVERLREHDSAAEALIEQTTALNKRVEAMKQYQEEIQELNEVARHRPRSTLVMGIQQENRQIRELQQENKELRTSLEEHQSALELIMSKYREQMFRLLMASKKDDPSIITKLKEQHSKELQVHVDQITEMAAVMRKAIEVDERHGCKEQERITQLEQENKGLREILQITRESFLNLKKDDASESTSLSGLVTSSDLSLRKS is encoded by the exons ATGCTCCAGTCACGCCGGGACCTTTGCACCAGCCTAAATTCCTTGGAATTCCTTGGAAATTGCATTCTGGCTCAGCGCTGCCAAACTGGTCTCCGTGGTAACAGAACCCACAAGCTGTGGGAAAAGGTGGCTTCCA AAATGAGCTGCACCATCGAGAAGGCGCTGGCGGACGCGAAGGCGCTGGTGGAGCGGCTGAGGGAGCACGACAGCGCGGCCGAGGCGCTCATCGAACAGACCACAGCGCTCAACAAGCGGGTGGAAGCCATGAAACAG TACCAGGAAGAAATCCAGGAGCTCAATGAAGTAGCAAGACATCGCCCTCGGTCTACTCTAGTGATGGGtatccagcaggaaaacagacaGATTAGGGAAttgcaacaggaaaacaaag AACTGCGCACATCTCTCGAAGAGCACCAGTCAGCTCTGGAACTCATCATGAGCAAGTACAGAGAACAGATGTTTAGGTTGCTTATGGCGAGCAAAAAGGATGATCCAAGTATAATAACGAAGTTAAAAGAGCAACATTCCAAG GAGCTGCAAGTGCATGTGGACCAAATTACAGAGATGGCAGCGGTGATGAGAAAAGCCATTGAGGTGGATGAAAGGCATGGCTGCAAAGAGCAGGAGCGCATCACCCAGCTCGAG caagaaaacaaaggctTGAGAGAAATTCTTCAAATCACTAGAGAATCGTTTCTGAACCTCAAGAAAGACGATGCATCAGAGAGCACGTCCCTGTCAGGATTAGTGACAAGCAGTGATCTGAGCCTGAGGAAAAGCTAA
- the FGFR1OP2 gene encoding FGFR1 oncogene partner 2 isoform X2 translates to MKMSCTIEKALADAKALVERLREHDSAAEALIEQTTALNKRVEAMKQYQEEIQELNEVARHRPRSTLVMGIQQENRQIRELQQENKELRTSLEEHQSALELIMSKYREQMFRLLMASKKDDPSIITKLKEQHSKELQVHVDQITEMAAVMRKAIEVDERHGCKEQERITQLEQENKGLREILQITRESFLNLKKDDASESTSLSGLVTSSDLSLRKS, encoded by the exons ATGA AAATGAGCTGCACCATCGAGAAGGCGCTGGCGGACGCGAAGGCGCTGGTGGAGCGGCTGAGGGAGCACGACAGCGCGGCCGAGGCGCTCATCGAACAGACCACAGCGCTCAACAAGCGGGTGGAAGCCATGAAACAG TACCAGGAAGAAATCCAGGAGCTCAATGAAGTAGCAAGACATCGCCCTCGGTCTACTCTAGTGATGGGtatccagcaggaaaacagacaGATTAGGGAAttgcaacaggaaaacaaag AACTGCGCACATCTCTCGAAGAGCACCAGTCAGCTCTGGAACTCATCATGAGCAAGTACAGAGAACAGATGTTTAGGTTGCTTATGGCGAGCAAAAAGGATGATCCAAGTATAATAACGAAGTTAAAAGAGCAACATTCCAAG GAGCTGCAAGTGCATGTGGACCAAATTACAGAGATGGCAGCGGTGATGAGAAAAGCCATTGAGGTGGATGAAAGGCATGGCTGCAAAGAGCAGGAGCGCATCACCCAGCTCGAG caagaaaacaaaggctTGAGAGAAATTCTTCAAATCACTAGAGAATCGTTTCTGAACCTCAAGAAAGACGATGCATCAGAGAGCACGTCCCTGTCAGGATTAGTGACAAGCAGTGATCTGAGCCTGAGGAAAAGCTAA
- the TM7SF3 gene encoding transmembrane 7 superfamily member 3 — protein MWVSPRPALLLLLMGVLRHGRASGLLELSLGKFRNVLLNQTNPVEAVIRNIASNVTVVIFQVHAQQSDVVISFDKTPSVNSSGVGVDRGLVSILRPEQTVCTWYLRALAAGQVLSTAISIPYMERDPIPGGCNLEFDLEVDPNIYLDYTLVDIHIKFAPANLGYTRGANPPSCDSGTGQSSRWRLHYDVYQYFLPENDLSEMVLMSHIRKMSGVQSVRANGIKMLTLTADDKTNVYFSSLPGQGVIYNVIVWDPLWNSSAAYIPVHTYACSFADLVDNCSSLSKLSTKVFFTAFAVLGLFTCFFGHRFWKTDLFFVGFIVAAFVFFVFITRVTGLSYDVRLILTAVAGIIGGLLLVVSWWRFGSVLLSMFVIGLVLGFLFSSTLFFTPLGDYRVFRDDVVFWVTFTCVALMIPVLFVGCPRILNILASGIVGSYTVVLAIACYVYTSLAYITLDLLRRVLNNYFSRAYTNVPFQRNDFIILSVWAMLALSGVTVQLRRERSEVPFPPHPYLTWKRERERRSTNVLDPSHHIPPLRERIHNKLLHIKEFFQKDQPAGERTPLLL, from the exons GTCTTCTTGAGCTCTCCTTGGGAAAATTCAGAAATGTGCTACTTAACCAGACCAATCCAGTGGAGGCTGTAATCAGGAACATCGCCAGCAATGTGACTGTGGTTATTTTTCAAGTGCATGCCCAGCAGAGTGATGTGGTGATATCCTTTGATAAG ACTCCGTCGGTGAACAGCTCAGGAGTTGGGGTGGACAGAGGGCTGGTGTCCATCCTTCGGCCGGAGCAGACGGTGTGCACGTGGTACCTGCGCgccctggctgctggccagGTGCTCAGCACTGCCATCTCCATCCCCTACATGGAGAGAG ATCCTATTCCTGGGGGCTGCAATCTAGAATTTGACTTGGAAGTGGATCCAAATATTTACCTGGACTACACGTTGGTTGATATACACATCAAGTTTGCCCCTGCAAACTTGGGATATACCAG AGGAGCGAACCCCCCCTCCTGTGATTCAGGGACTGGTCAGAGCTCTCGCTGGCGGCTGCACTACGATGTGTACCAGTACTTCCTGCCTGAGAACGACCTGTCTGAGATGGTGCTCATGAGCCACATACGGAAAATGTCCGGGGTGCAGAGTGTCAGAGCCAATGGCATTAAG ATGCTTACACTGACAGCTGATGACAAGACCAATGTCTACTTCTCTTCACTTCCTGGGCAAGGTGTGATCTACAATGTCATAGTGTGGGATCCTCTCTGGAACAGTTCTGCTGCATACATACCTGTGCATACGTATGCCTGCAGTTTTGCTGACCTGGTAGATAACTGCTCTTCCCTCA GTAAACTCTCTACCAAAGTATTCTTCACTGCTTTTGCCGTTCTTGGTCTTTTCACCTGCTTTTTTGGACACAGATTCTGGAAAACAG ACTTATTCTTCGTGGGCTTCATTGTTGCAGCATTTGTCTTCTTTGTGTTCATTACCAGGGTAACTGGCCTTAGTTATGATG ttCGTCTTATTTTGACGGCAGTGGCTGGAATCATTGGAGGCCTGCTCTTGGTTGTGAGCTGGTGGAGATTtggctctgtcctgctcagcATGTTTGTTATTGGACTTGTGTTGGGATTTCTCTTCTCATCAACGCTCTTCTTTACTCCCCTAG GAGACTACAGGGTCTTTCGTGACGATGTGGTGTTCTGGGTGACCTTTACTTGTGTAGCCTTGATGATTCCAGTGCTTTTTGTTGGCTGCCCAAGAATT CTGAACATCTTGGCTTCTGGAATAGTGGGCTCTTACACGGTGGTCCTGGCCATTGCTTGTTATGTCTACACAAGCCTTGCTTACATCACCTTAGACCTGCTCAGAAGGGTCCTCAACAATTACTTCAGCAGAGCTTACACCAATGTGCCTTTTCAAAGGAATG acTTCATCATCCTGTCAGTGTGGGCAATGCTGGCCCTCAGCGGGGTCACTGTGCAGCTCCGCCGGGAGAGGAGCGAGGTGCCCTTCCCACCACATCCCTATCTCACCtggaagagggaaagggagcGTAGAAGCACCAATGTCTTAGACCCCAGCCATCATATCCCTCCCCTGAGAGAGAGGATCCACAACAAGCTGCTGCATATCAAAGAGTTCTTCCAGAAAGACCAGCCAGCTGGGGAGAGAACTCCACTGCTTCTGTAA